Proteins encoded within one genomic window of Esox lucius isolate fEsoLuc1 chromosome 12, fEsoLuc1.pri, whole genome shotgun sequence:
- the csde1 gene encoding cold shock domain-containing protein E1 isoform X11, with amino-acid sequence MERIHSEPPLARKTASASSTSAVTIPRSFSVSHKKHKRTPLYQRSMSFDPGMLHNNGHTAFANGTVAGIRETGVVEKLLTSYGFIQCSERQARLFFHCSQYNGNLQELKIGDDVEFEVSSDRRTGKPIAVKLLKIKPEVLPEERISGQVVSAISTHLDSKSTPGQVPTGSVCYERNGEVFYLTYTPDDIEGNMHLDTGDKVSFYMETNKHTGAVSAHNIVLVKKKQMRCQGVVCATKEAFGFIERADVVKEIFFHYSEFKGDLEALQAGDDVEFTIKERNGKEVATDVRLLPQGTVIFEDISIEQFEGTVAKVIPKVPTKNQNDPLPGRICARISFTDKELLFGEKDTKSKVTLLEGDHVQFNISTDRRDKLERATNIDILPDTFHFTKESREMGVIAAMRDGFGFIKCVDRDARMFFHFSEVLEESQLHISDEVEFTVVPVSPEKTSMDMLSAQRNHAVRIKKLPKGTVSFHTQSEQRFVGLVEKESTAAVTNNKSASPSKAKEKKKDKGKVVEKEAEEGVISYEDCGVKLTVSYHVKDLDGAAQPQAGDKVEFSINEVKRTGQQSAVTIKILNRTVNTKRLLGYIATLKDNFGFIETANHDQEIFFHYSELCGDLENLELGDTVEYTLSKGKGNKVSAEKVTKVAAGRQESIPGNGVGQDVGEAVMLGKVLRPLRSVDPSQTEYQGLIELTEEDGTKGQHYPFGIVGMANKADCLQKGEMVKFQLCTVSQTGQKMACNVVPQRKALVECVKDQFGFITYEVGESKKLFFHVKEVQDGLELQTGDEVEFSVILNQRTGKCSACNVRRVSEGPKPVATPRPDRLVNRLKSITLDDVSAPRLVIVRQPRGPDNSKGFSVERKTRQPGVID; translated from the exons ATGGAGAGAATACACTCTGAACCCCCTTTGGCACGTAAAACTGCCTCTGCCTCTTCCACCTCTGCTGTGACTATCCCCCGGTCCTTCTCTgtttcacacaaaaaacacaagcgGACCCCCCTGTATCAGAGATCA ATGAGTTTTGACCCGGGCATGCTCCATAACAACGGGCACACTGCGTTTGCAAACGGCACAGTGGCGGGCATCAGGGAGACTGGCGTAGTGGAGAAGCTGCTTACCTCCTATGGGTTCATCCAGTGCTCTGAGCGGCAGGCCCGCCTGTTCTTTCACTGTTCGCAGTACAATGGAAACCTGCAGGAACTCAAGATAGGAG ATGATGTGGAGTTTGAAGTGTCCTCAGACAGGCGCACTGGCAAGCCCATAGCAGTGAAGTTGCTTAAGATCAAGCCAGAGGTGCTTCCAGAGGAGCGCATCTCGGGCCAG GTTGTCTCAGCCATCTCTACTCACCTGGATAGCAAGTCTACTCCAGGCCAGGTGCCCACTGGCAGTGTGTGCTATGAGAGGAACGGG GAGGTGTTCTACCTCACCTACACCCCTGATGACATAGAGGGCAATATGCACCTGGACACTGGAGACAAAGTTAGCTTCTACATGGAGACCAACAAACA CACTGGTGCAGTAAGTGCTCACAATATCGTTCTGGTGAAGAAGAAACAAATGAGGTGCCAGGGAGTTGTTTGTGCAACCAAG GAGGCCTTTGGGTTTATTGAAAGAGCTGACGTGGTGAAAGAGATATTCTTTCACTACAGCGAGTTCAAGGGTGACCTGGAGGCCCTGCAGGCTGGTGACGACGTTGAGTTCACCATTAAAGAGAGAAAC GGGAAAGAGGTGGCCACAGACGTGAGGCTGCTCCCACAGGGGACCGTCATATTTGAGGACATTAGCATTGAGCAGTTTGAAGGCACTGTTGCAAAGGTCATCCCCAAAGTTCCAACCAAGAACCAG AATGATCCGCTACCAGGCCGCATCTGTGCCAGGATCAGTTTTACTGACAAGGAACTCCTTTTTGGAGAGAAGGACACAAAGTCCAAGGTGACCCTGCTGGAGGGCGACCATGTGCAGTTCAACATCTCCACTGACCGCCGGGACAAGCTGGAGCGAGCCACCAACATAGACATCCTTCCAGACACCTTCCACTTCACCAAAGAGTCCCGTGAGATG GGTGTGATTGCTGCCATGCGTGATGGCTTTGGCTTCATCAAGTGTGTAGACCGGGATGCTAGGATGTTCTTTCACTTCAGCGAGGTCCTGGAGGAGAGCCAATTACACATCTCTGATGAAGTAGAGTTCACAGTTGTGCCCGTGAGTCCAGAGAAAACGTCCATG GACATGCTGTCTGCCCAGAGAAACCATGCTGTGCGCATTAAGAAGCTGCCCAAGGGCACGGTCTCCTTCCATACCCAGTCTGAGCAGCGCTTTGTGGGCTTGGTGGAGAAGGAGTCTACAGCGGCCGTCACCAACAACAAGAGCGCAAGCCcaagcaaggccaaagagaag AAAAAAGACAAG GGTAAAGTAGTTGAAAAG GAAGCTGAAGAGGGAGTCATTTCTTATGAGGACTGTGGGGTGAAGCTGACTGTGTCCTACCATGTCAAAGATCTGGATGGAGCTGCCCAGCCACAAGCCGGTGATAAG GTGGAGTTCTCCATCAATGAGGTAAAGAGGACAGGCCAGCAGAGTGCTGTCACCATCAAGATCCTCAACCGGACCGTCAACACCAAGAGACTGCTGGGATACATAGCCACCCTAAAAGACAACTTTGGCTTCATAGAGACGGCCAATCACGATCAAGAGATCTTCTTTCACTACAG TGAGCTGTGTGGAGACTTGGAGAACTTGGAGCTGGGTGACACGGTGGAATACACCCTGTCCAAGGGCAAAGGAAACAAAGTCAGTGCTGAGAAGGTTACGAAGGTGGCGGCAGGTAGGCAGGAGAGTATTCCAG GGAATGGTGTTGGGCAGGATGTTGGTGAGGCAGTAATGCTGGGTAAGGTGCTGCGTCCTCTGCGCAGCGTGGATCCGTCCCAGACTGAGTACCAGGGCCTCATCGAGCTCACAGAGGAAG ATGGCACAAAGGGCCAACATTACCCTTTTGGCATTGTGGGCATGGCGAACAAGGCGGACTGTCTGCAGAAAGGAGAGATGGTGAAGTTCCAGCTGTGCACAGTGTCCCAGACAGGACAGAAGATGGCCTGCAATGTCGTCCCCCAACGCAAAGCCCTTGTGGAATGTGTCAAGGACCAG TTTGGTTTCATCACGTATGAAGTTGGCGAGAGTAAGAAGCTGTTTTTCCACGTGAAGGAGGTGCAGGATGGCTTGGAGCTTCAGACTGGGGATGAGGTGGAATTCTCGGTCATCCTCAACCAACGCACAGGGAAATGTAGTGCCTGCAATGTGCGCCGAGTCAG TGAAGGGCCTAAACCGGTGGCAACCCCCCGCCCCGATCGCTTGGTCAACCGGCTCAAGAGCATCACCCTTGATGATGTTAGCGCCCCCCGCCTAGTCATTGTGAGACAGCCTCGTGGCCCTGATAACTCAAAG GGTTTCAGCGTGGAGAGGAAAACCCGTCAACCGGGTGTCATTGACTGA
- the csde1 gene encoding cold shock domain-containing protein E1 isoform X17, translating into MSFDPGMLHNNGHTAFANGTVAGIRETGVVEKLLTSYGFIQCSERQARLFFHCSQYNGNLQELKIGDDVEFEVSSDRRTGKPIAVKLLKIKPEVLPEERISGQVGPDSHASPFTVLHGYIHPVVSAISTHLDSKSTPGQVPTGSVCYERNGYGFLPSQEVFYLTYTPDDIEGNMHLDTGDKVSFYMETNKHTGAVSAHNIVLVKKKQMRCQGVVCATKEAFGFIERADVVKEIFFHYSEFKGDLEALQAGDDVEFTIKERNGKEVATDVRLLPQGTVIFEDISIEQFEGTVAKVIPKVPTKNQNDPLPGRICARISFTDKELLFGEKDTKSKVTLLEGDHVQFNISTDRRDKLERATNIDILPDTFHFTKESREMGVIAAMRDGFGFIKCVDRDARMFFHFSEVLEESQLHISDEVEFTVVPVSPEKTSMDMLSAQRNHAVRIKKLPKGTVSFHTQSEQRFVGLVEKESTAAVTNNKSASPSKAKEKKKDKGKVVEKEAEEGVISYEDCGVKLTVSYHVKDLDGAAQPQAGDKVEFSINEVKRTGQQSAVTIKILNRTVNTKRLLGYIATLKDNFGFIETANHDQEIFFHYSELCGDLENLELGDTVEYTLSKGKGNKVSAEKVTKVAAGRQESIPGNGVGQDVGEAVMLGKVLRPLRSVDPSQTEYQGLIELTEEDGTKGQHYPFGIVGMANKADCLQKGEMVKFQLCTVSQTGQKMACNVVPQRKALVECVKDQFGFITYEVGESKKLFFHVKEVQDGLELQTGDEVEFSVILNQRTGKCSACNVRRVSEGPKPVATPRPDRLVNRLKSITLDDVSAPRLVIVRQPRGPDNSKGFSVERKTRQPGVID; encoded by the exons ATGAGTTTTGACCCGGGCATGCTCCATAACAACGGGCACACTGCGTTTGCAAACGGCACAGTGGCGGGCATCAGGGAGACTGGCGTAGTGGAGAAGCTGCTTACCTCCTATGGGTTCATCCAGTGCTCTGAGCGGCAGGCCCGCCTGTTCTTTCACTGTTCGCAGTACAATGGAAACCTGCAGGAACTCAAGATAGGAG ATGATGTGGAGTTTGAAGTGTCCTCAGACAGGCGCACTGGCAAGCCCATAGCAGTGAAGTTGCTTAAGATCAAGCCAGAGGTGCTTCCAGAGGAGCGCATCTCGGGCCAGGTGGGGCCAGACTCGCACGCCTCTCCCTTTACTGTGCTGCATGGTTATATTCATCCA GTTGTCTCAGCCATCTCTACTCACCTGGATAGCAAGTCTACTCCAGGCCAGGTGCCCACTGGCAGTGTGTGCTATGAGAGGAACGGG TATGGATTCCTTCCCTCACAGGAGGTGTTCTACCTCACCTACACCCCTGATGACATAGAGGGCAATATGCACCTGGACACTGGAGACAAAGTTAGCTTCTACATGGAGACCAACAAACA CACTGGTGCAGTAAGTGCTCACAATATCGTTCTGGTGAAGAAGAAACAAATGAGGTGCCAGGGAGTTGTTTGTGCAACCAAG GAGGCCTTTGGGTTTATTGAAAGAGCTGACGTGGTGAAAGAGATATTCTTTCACTACAGCGAGTTCAAGGGTGACCTGGAGGCCCTGCAGGCTGGTGACGACGTTGAGTTCACCATTAAAGAGAGAAAC GGGAAAGAGGTGGCCACAGACGTGAGGCTGCTCCCACAGGGGACCGTCATATTTGAGGACATTAGCATTGAGCAGTTTGAAGGCACTGTTGCAAAGGTCATCCCCAAAGTTCCAACCAAGAACCAG AATGATCCGCTACCAGGCCGCATCTGTGCCAGGATCAGTTTTACTGACAAGGAACTCCTTTTTGGAGAGAAGGACACAAAGTCCAAGGTGACCCTGCTGGAGGGCGACCATGTGCAGTTCAACATCTCCACTGACCGCCGGGACAAGCTGGAGCGAGCCACCAACATAGACATCCTTCCAGACACCTTCCACTTCACCAAAGAGTCCCGTGAGATG GGTGTGATTGCTGCCATGCGTGATGGCTTTGGCTTCATCAAGTGTGTAGACCGGGATGCTAGGATGTTCTTTCACTTCAGCGAGGTCCTGGAGGAGAGCCAATTACACATCTCTGATGAAGTAGAGTTCACAGTTGTGCCCGTGAGTCCAGAGAAAACGTCCATG GACATGCTGTCTGCCCAGAGAAACCATGCTGTGCGCATTAAGAAGCTGCCCAAGGGCACGGTCTCCTTCCATACCCAGTCTGAGCAGCGCTTTGTGGGCTTGGTGGAGAAGGAGTCTACAGCGGCCGTCACCAACAACAAGAGCGCAAGCCcaagcaaggccaaagagaag AAAAAAGACAAG GGTAAAGTAGTTGAAAAG GAAGCTGAAGAGGGAGTCATTTCTTATGAGGACTGTGGGGTGAAGCTGACTGTGTCCTACCATGTCAAAGATCTGGATGGAGCTGCCCAGCCACAAGCCGGTGATAAG GTGGAGTTCTCCATCAATGAGGTAAAGAGGACAGGCCAGCAGAGTGCTGTCACCATCAAGATCCTCAACCGGACCGTCAACACCAAGAGACTGCTGGGATACATAGCCACCCTAAAAGACAACTTTGGCTTCATAGAGACGGCCAATCACGATCAAGAGATCTTCTTTCACTACAG TGAGCTGTGTGGAGACTTGGAGAACTTGGAGCTGGGTGACACGGTGGAATACACCCTGTCCAAGGGCAAAGGAAACAAAGTCAGTGCTGAGAAGGTTACGAAGGTGGCGGCAGGTAGGCAGGAGAGTATTCCAG GGAATGGTGTTGGGCAGGATGTTGGTGAGGCAGTAATGCTGGGTAAGGTGCTGCGTCCTCTGCGCAGCGTGGATCCGTCCCAGACTGAGTACCAGGGCCTCATCGAGCTCACAGAGGAAG ATGGCACAAAGGGCCAACATTACCCTTTTGGCATTGTGGGCATGGCGAACAAGGCGGACTGTCTGCAGAAAGGAGAGATGGTGAAGTTCCAGCTGTGCACAGTGTCCCAGACAGGACAGAAGATGGCCTGCAATGTCGTCCCCCAACGCAAAGCCCTTGTGGAATGTGTCAAGGACCAG TTTGGTTTCATCACGTATGAAGTTGGCGAGAGTAAGAAGCTGTTTTTCCACGTGAAGGAGGTGCAGGATGGCTTGGAGCTTCAGACTGGGGATGAGGTGGAATTCTCGGTCATCCTCAACCAACGCACAGGGAAATGTAGTGCCTGCAATGTGCGCCGAGTCAG TGAAGGGCCTAAACCGGTGGCAACCCCCCGCCCCGATCGCTTGGTCAACCGGCTCAAGAGCATCACCCTTGATGATGTTAGCGCCCCCCGCCTAGTCATTGTGAGACAGCCTCGTGGCCCTGATAACTCAAAG GGTTTCAGCGTGGAGAGGAAAACCCGTCAACCGGGTGTCATTGACTGA
- the csde1 gene encoding cold shock domain-containing protein E1 isoform X1 has protein sequence MERIHSEPPLARKTASASSTSAVTIPRSFSVSHKKHKRTPLYQRSMSFDPGMLHNNGHTAFANGTVAGIRETGVVEKLLTSYGFIQCSERQARLFFHCSQYNGNLQELKIGDDVEFEVSSDRRTGKPIAVKLLKIKPEVLPEERISGQVGPDSHASPFTVLHGYIHPVVSAISTHLDSKSTPGQVPTGSVCYERNGYGFLPSQEVFYLTYTPDDIEGNMHLDTGDKVSFYMETNKHTGAVSAHNIVLVKKKQMRCQGVVCATKEAFGFIERADVVKEIFFHYSEFKGDLEALQAGDDVEFTIKERNGKEVATDVRLLPQGTVIFEDISIEQFEGTVAKVIPKVPTKNQNDPLPGRICARISFTDKELLFGEKDTKSKVTLLEGDHVQFNISTDRRDKLERATNIDILPDTFHFTKESREMGVIAAMRDGFGFIKCVDRDARMFFHFSEVLEESQLHISDEVEFTVVPVSPEKTSMDMLSAQRNHAVRIKKLPKGTVSFHTQSEQRFVGLVEKESTAAVTNNKSASPSKAKEKGKVVEKEAEEGVISYEDCGVKLTVSYHVKDLDGAAQPQAGDKVEFSINEVKRTGQQSAVTIKILNRTVNTKRLLGYIATLKDNFGFIETANHDQEIFFHYSELCGDLENLELGDTVEYTLSKGKGNKVSAEKVTKVAAGRQESIPGNGVGQDVGEAVMLGKVLRPLRSVDPSQTEYQGLIELTEEDGTKGQHYPFGIVGMANKADCLQKGEMVKFQLCTVSQTGQKMACNVVPQRKALVECVKDQFGFITYEVGESKKLFFHVKEVQDGLELQTGDEVEFSVILNQRTGKCSACNVRRVSEGPKPVATPRPDRLVNRLKSITLDDVSAPRLVIVRQPRGPDNSKGFSVERKTRQPGVID, from the exons ATGGAGAGAATACACTCTGAACCCCCTTTGGCACGTAAAACTGCCTCTGCCTCTTCCACCTCTGCTGTGACTATCCCCCGGTCCTTCTCTgtttcacacaaaaaacacaagcgGACCCCCCTGTATCAGAGATCA ATGAGTTTTGACCCGGGCATGCTCCATAACAACGGGCACACTGCGTTTGCAAACGGCACAGTGGCGGGCATCAGGGAGACTGGCGTAGTGGAGAAGCTGCTTACCTCCTATGGGTTCATCCAGTGCTCTGAGCGGCAGGCCCGCCTGTTCTTTCACTGTTCGCAGTACAATGGAAACCTGCAGGAACTCAAGATAGGAG ATGATGTGGAGTTTGAAGTGTCCTCAGACAGGCGCACTGGCAAGCCCATAGCAGTGAAGTTGCTTAAGATCAAGCCAGAGGTGCTTCCAGAGGAGCGCATCTCGGGCCAGGTGGGGCCAGACTCGCACGCCTCTCCCTTTACTGTGCTGCATGGTTATATTCATCCA GTTGTCTCAGCCATCTCTACTCACCTGGATAGCAAGTCTACTCCAGGCCAGGTGCCCACTGGCAGTGTGTGCTATGAGAGGAACGGG TATGGATTCCTTCCCTCACAGGAGGTGTTCTACCTCACCTACACCCCTGATGACATAGAGGGCAATATGCACCTGGACACTGGAGACAAAGTTAGCTTCTACATGGAGACCAACAAACA CACTGGTGCAGTAAGTGCTCACAATATCGTTCTGGTGAAGAAGAAACAAATGAGGTGCCAGGGAGTTGTTTGTGCAACCAAG GAGGCCTTTGGGTTTATTGAAAGAGCTGACGTGGTGAAAGAGATATTCTTTCACTACAGCGAGTTCAAGGGTGACCTGGAGGCCCTGCAGGCTGGTGACGACGTTGAGTTCACCATTAAAGAGAGAAAC GGGAAAGAGGTGGCCACAGACGTGAGGCTGCTCCCACAGGGGACCGTCATATTTGAGGACATTAGCATTGAGCAGTTTGAAGGCACTGTTGCAAAGGTCATCCCCAAAGTTCCAACCAAGAACCAG AATGATCCGCTACCAGGCCGCATCTGTGCCAGGATCAGTTTTACTGACAAGGAACTCCTTTTTGGAGAGAAGGACACAAAGTCCAAGGTGACCCTGCTGGAGGGCGACCATGTGCAGTTCAACATCTCCACTGACCGCCGGGACAAGCTGGAGCGAGCCACCAACATAGACATCCTTCCAGACACCTTCCACTTCACCAAAGAGTCCCGTGAGATG GGTGTGATTGCTGCCATGCGTGATGGCTTTGGCTTCATCAAGTGTGTAGACCGGGATGCTAGGATGTTCTTTCACTTCAGCGAGGTCCTGGAGGAGAGCCAATTACACATCTCTGATGAAGTAGAGTTCACAGTTGTGCCCGTGAGTCCAGAGAAAACGTCCATG GACATGCTGTCTGCCCAGAGAAACCATGCTGTGCGCATTAAGAAGCTGCCCAAGGGCACGGTCTCCTTCCATACCCAGTCTGAGCAGCGCTTTGTGGGCTTGGTGGAGAAGGAGTCTACAGCGGCCGTCACCAACAACAAGAGCGCAAGCCcaagcaaggccaaagagaag GGTAAAGTAGTTGAAAAG GAAGCTGAAGAGGGAGTCATTTCTTATGAGGACTGTGGGGTGAAGCTGACTGTGTCCTACCATGTCAAAGATCTGGATGGAGCTGCCCAGCCACAAGCCGGTGATAAG GTGGAGTTCTCCATCAATGAGGTAAAGAGGACAGGCCAGCAGAGTGCTGTCACCATCAAGATCCTCAACCGGACCGTCAACACCAAGAGACTGCTGGGATACATAGCCACCCTAAAAGACAACTTTGGCTTCATAGAGACGGCCAATCACGATCAAGAGATCTTCTTTCACTACAG TGAGCTGTGTGGAGACTTGGAGAACTTGGAGCTGGGTGACACGGTGGAATACACCCTGTCCAAGGGCAAAGGAAACAAAGTCAGTGCTGAGAAGGTTACGAAGGTGGCGGCAGGTAGGCAGGAGAGTATTCCAG GGAATGGTGTTGGGCAGGATGTTGGTGAGGCAGTAATGCTGGGTAAGGTGCTGCGTCCTCTGCGCAGCGTGGATCCGTCCCAGACTGAGTACCAGGGCCTCATCGAGCTCACAGAGGAAG ATGGCACAAAGGGCCAACATTACCCTTTTGGCATTGTGGGCATGGCGAACAAGGCGGACTGTCTGCAGAAAGGAGAGATGGTGAAGTTCCAGCTGTGCACAGTGTCCCAGACAGGACAGAAGATGGCCTGCAATGTCGTCCCCCAACGCAAAGCCCTTGTGGAATGTGTCAAGGACCAG TTTGGTTTCATCACGTATGAAGTTGGCGAGAGTAAGAAGCTGTTTTTCCACGTGAAGGAGGTGCAGGATGGCTTGGAGCTTCAGACTGGGGATGAGGTGGAATTCTCGGTCATCCTCAACCAACGCACAGGGAAATGTAGTGCCTGCAATGTGCGCCGAGTCAG TGAAGGGCCTAAACCGGTGGCAACCCCCCGCCCCGATCGCTTGGTCAACCGGCTCAAGAGCATCACCCTTGATGATGTTAGCGCCCCCCGCCTAGTCATTGTGAGACAGCCTCGTGGCCCTGATAACTCAAAG GGTTTCAGCGTGGAGAGGAAAACCCGTCAACCGGGTGTCATTGACTGA
- the csde1 gene encoding cold shock domain-containing protein E1 isoform X16 — MERIHSEPPLARKTASASSTSAVTIPRSFSVSHKKHKRTPLYQRSMSFDPGMLHNNGHTAFANGTVAGIRETGVVEKLLTSYGFIQCSERQARLFFHCSQYNGNLQELKIGDDVEFEVSSDRRTGKPIAVKLLKIKPEVLPEERISGQVGPDSHASPFTVLHGYIHPVVSAISTHLDSKSTPGQVPTGSVCYERNGYGFLPSQEVFYLTYTPDDIEGNMHLDTGDKVSFYMETNKHTGAVSAHNIVLVKKKQMRCQGVVCATKEAFGFIERADVVKEIFFHYSEFKGDLEALQAGDDVEFTIKERNGKEVATDVRLLPQGTVIFEDISIEQFEGTVAKVIPKVPTKNQNDPLPGRICARISFTDKELLFGEKDTKSKVTLLEGDHVQFNISTDRRDKLERATNIDILPDTFHFTKESREMDMLSAQRNHAVRIKKLPKGTVSFHTQSEQRFVGLVEKESTAAVTNNKSASPSKAKEKKKDKGKVVEKEAEEGVISYEDCGVKLTVSYHVKDLDGAAQPQAGDKVEFSINEVKRTGQQSAVTIKILNRTVNTKRLLGYIATLKDNFGFIETANHDQEIFFHYSELCGDLENLELGDTVEYTLSKGKGNKVSAEKVTKVAAGRQESIPGNGVGQDVGEAVMLGKVLRPLRSVDPSQTEYQGLIELTEEDGTKGQHYPFGIVGMANKADCLQKGEMVKFQLCTVSQTGQKMACNVVPQRKALVECVKDQFGFITYEVGESKKLFFHVKEVQDGLELQTGDEVEFSVILNQRTGKCSACNVRRVSEGPKPVATPRPDRLVNRLKSITLDDVSAPRLVIVRQPRGPDNSKGFSVERKTRQPGVID, encoded by the exons ATGGAGAGAATACACTCTGAACCCCCTTTGGCACGTAAAACTGCCTCTGCCTCTTCCACCTCTGCTGTGACTATCCCCCGGTCCTTCTCTgtttcacacaaaaaacacaagcgGACCCCCCTGTATCAGAGATCA ATGAGTTTTGACCCGGGCATGCTCCATAACAACGGGCACACTGCGTTTGCAAACGGCACAGTGGCGGGCATCAGGGAGACTGGCGTAGTGGAGAAGCTGCTTACCTCCTATGGGTTCATCCAGTGCTCTGAGCGGCAGGCCCGCCTGTTCTTTCACTGTTCGCAGTACAATGGAAACCTGCAGGAACTCAAGATAGGAG ATGATGTGGAGTTTGAAGTGTCCTCAGACAGGCGCACTGGCAAGCCCATAGCAGTGAAGTTGCTTAAGATCAAGCCAGAGGTGCTTCCAGAGGAGCGCATCTCGGGCCAGGTGGGGCCAGACTCGCACGCCTCTCCCTTTACTGTGCTGCATGGTTATATTCATCCA GTTGTCTCAGCCATCTCTACTCACCTGGATAGCAAGTCTACTCCAGGCCAGGTGCCCACTGGCAGTGTGTGCTATGAGAGGAACGGG TATGGATTCCTTCCCTCACAGGAGGTGTTCTACCTCACCTACACCCCTGATGACATAGAGGGCAATATGCACCTGGACACTGGAGACAAAGTTAGCTTCTACATGGAGACCAACAAACA CACTGGTGCAGTAAGTGCTCACAATATCGTTCTGGTGAAGAAGAAACAAATGAGGTGCCAGGGAGTTGTTTGTGCAACCAAG GAGGCCTTTGGGTTTATTGAAAGAGCTGACGTGGTGAAAGAGATATTCTTTCACTACAGCGAGTTCAAGGGTGACCTGGAGGCCCTGCAGGCTGGTGACGACGTTGAGTTCACCATTAAAGAGAGAAAC GGGAAAGAGGTGGCCACAGACGTGAGGCTGCTCCCACAGGGGACCGTCATATTTGAGGACATTAGCATTGAGCAGTTTGAAGGCACTGTTGCAAAGGTCATCCCCAAAGTTCCAACCAAGAACCAG AATGATCCGCTACCAGGCCGCATCTGTGCCAGGATCAGTTTTACTGACAAGGAACTCCTTTTTGGAGAGAAGGACACAAAGTCCAAGGTGACCCTGCTGGAGGGCGACCATGTGCAGTTCAACATCTCCACTGACCGCCGGGACAAGCTGGAGCGAGCCACCAACATAGACATCCTTCCAGACACCTTCCACTTCACCAAAGAGTCCCGTGAGATG GACATGCTGTCTGCCCAGAGAAACCATGCTGTGCGCATTAAGAAGCTGCCCAAGGGCACGGTCTCCTTCCATACCCAGTCTGAGCAGCGCTTTGTGGGCTTGGTGGAGAAGGAGTCTACAGCGGCCGTCACCAACAACAAGAGCGCAAGCCcaagcaaggccaaagagaag AAAAAAGACAAG GGTAAAGTAGTTGAAAAG GAAGCTGAAGAGGGAGTCATTTCTTATGAGGACTGTGGGGTGAAGCTGACTGTGTCCTACCATGTCAAAGATCTGGATGGAGCTGCCCAGCCACAAGCCGGTGATAAG GTGGAGTTCTCCATCAATGAGGTAAAGAGGACAGGCCAGCAGAGTGCTGTCACCATCAAGATCCTCAACCGGACCGTCAACACCAAGAGACTGCTGGGATACATAGCCACCCTAAAAGACAACTTTGGCTTCATAGAGACGGCCAATCACGATCAAGAGATCTTCTTTCACTACAG TGAGCTGTGTGGAGACTTGGAGAACTTGGAGCTGGGTGACACGGTGGAATACACCCTGTCCAAGGGCAAAGGAAACAAAGTCAGTGCTGAGAAGGTTACGAAGGTGGCGGCAGGTAGGCAGGAGAGTATTCCAG GGAATGGTGTTGGGCAGGATGTTGGTGAGGCAGTAATGCTGGGTAAGGTGCTGCGTCCTCTGCGCAGCGTGGATCCGTCCCAGACTGAGTACCAGGGCCTCATCGAGCTCACAGAGGAAG ATGGCACAAAGGGCCAACATTACCCTTTTGGCATTGTGGGCATGGCGAACAAGGCGGACTGTCTGCAGAAAGGAGAGATGGTGAAGTTCCAGCTGTGCACAGTGTCCCAGACAGGACAGAAGATGGCCTGCAATGTCGTCCCCCAACGCAAAGCCCTTGTGGAATGTGTCAAGGACCAG TTTGGTTTCATCACGTATGAAGTTGGCGAGAGTAAGAAGCTGTTTTTCCACGTGAAGGAGGTGCAGGATGGCTTGGAGCTTCAGACTGGGGATGAGGTGGAATTCTCGGTCATCCTCAACCAACGCACAGGGAAATGTAGTGCCTGCAATGTGCGCCGAGTCAG TGAAGGGCCTAAACCGGTGGCAACCCCCCGCCCCGATCGCTTGGTCAACCGGCTCAAGAGCATCACCCTTGATGATGTTAGCGCCCCCCGCCTAGTCATTGTGAGACAGCCTCGTGGCCCTGATAACTCAAAG GGTTTCAGCGTGGAGAGGAAAACCCGTCAACCGGGTGTCATTGACTGA